TGTCTAAGAGTACAAAAGGCATGAAAGTTTTCTTGAGAGGAATTGTGAGATGAAATGTGGGGTCAGGGAGGATTTGGTTGAGTCCATGAGTattaacaaacaaaataaaatagagtaGAGATGGGAGGAAAGAGgagaatatttgaaaataggatGGATGCAAATTTGAAGTTGGTAGTGTTAGAATCATGATCTTGCTCCAACTCAAATACAACCCCACATTTTGTCTTTTctgaaaactaaaaatgaataaataataacaaaatatcacCATGCATAAGAACATGAATGGAACACATGAaagatgtattaaaaaaaagttttgaacaTTTAAAAAGAtgttatgtgtagagcccactACGTATATGGTAGGAGGTGGCCCACCAATTCTCATCTTATGCTATTATCGGTGGGtgaaatttaaactaattttctaTCTTATGTATTGCAAAGCCCATTATGTGTATGAGAAAAGATAAGACATTAAGGTGTTGTTTGgtaatcatttttgaaaaacaacttATATATGGATTGAATATGATTGTTtacaaattatatcaaaatgTTATGAATTGAACAAAATCTATTTATACATGGATAACATGAgataacccatttaataaatgatttggGTTGATTCTATGTGAAAACATAGATAATTTAGTAACACaattttaactcattaaacTCTCATTAATTTGCCTAGGACATGTTTAATCTTTTTAGGATTCtcaatttataaaagtattatatatttttaaaattcttcttagttgttttaaaattttaagttcattttttcaattaaaattttaattttatatgtgtttatatatttttaatctttatagtgaataatatcaaattttacTTGGTATCTATTTGGATACACTTCCTATCCATTTGGATACACACTTCCAATTTCTTGTTTGTAAAAATAGAATATGATAGTAACAAGAACTTTTAAAGgcttatatgaaaaaataatgatatttaaaaacggtttataaaaattgaggtatttttaatacctcaaatttaaaaatttttaaaaataatttttaagaactcAATGTATGTTTATACCTTTTGTATAAAAggttttacttttttatttaaaattatttctttttttttatttttaaaaataaaataagaaatatatccaaatgaGACCTTcgttatttaattcttttaaaatataatgatattcataatttaaaaatatttaatttttataatttaaattatacaataaataaatttatataggTTAAACAAGTGGTAAATATGTTAAATAAATGGGTTAAACATATTAGACAAATTAAATagtcaaacttgaacttgacccatttattaaataagttatatatGTTGACATAATTATGTCACGTAAATGATTATTCCTAATATGAACCTACTAAAATGTGTAGGAGAGCAAAGGCATTATCAAGAATGCATGCATGTGAGTTGTACGCTTACATATGGGTGTATGGAcaataaaaaacatagaaactCACACCCTTCAGGTTTATTCTAAGAACCATCATTTGAGTGGCTTATTCTTAAACTTAAGATCAACATTATTATACCTTAGCAATCCCTTCTCTAATATGATGTTCCTATGACTTGAACCCACGATCTTTGATTGTATCATCAAACATCTAATTGATGTCCAATGAGGATATATAAGTCAGATCTTCTATTTCCTTCTACATCACATTTTATAGGTTTGCTCTAAGAGCCATCATTTGGATAGTCCATCCTTGAATTTAAGAGTAATATTATTGCATTCCAATAAATTACGTTATCAAGATTAATTGGCTAATGCTTGACCACCAtagtctttgttttttgttttattatttttctccctttttttctaTCTGGGAACTTTTGATTTTctcttgaaacattttttttttcttttttgtgcttTTCTTTCATATTACCCGTGCCCTTTTCTCATTATCATGTAGTATTCTATTCTAAGAACTTTCAAAAGAAGAGACTCTCCACCTAAATGTATCCATTCCTCATTTTGCCGTGATGCTTTTCTCTGGGACCAACCCCATTGTTTAGGGCCCTGAAATCACAATATTTTGTACAACCATATCTTTGCCTAGGGATGTTAGAATTAGCTTCTGCCAATTCTATCATAACCCTGGgtaaaatatttctatattttagtcttattaattttctacatttttgGGAAACACTTTCCTTTTATGCATTTGTGACCCTATTTAAAGGGTTCTTGGTACTAATGGAGGGAATTAGATGAATAATATTAGTGATAATTTTCCTATTTCCCTTGTTTTTGTAGAAATCATGACAACACTCAGACCACTCTTTCTTGTATTTATCCATGACTGAACAGACCTAAGAACCTGCTGGTTCTCATAAACCTTCTGCTGCATAAACAGCAGATTTGAAacggaaaatgaaaatgaaaagtcCTACTTTAAGCCCGCTATCTAACAACCATATTCCATAGAGATCGATGAATTAGTAACTCATTTTTCACTGGTATGAAGATATGAAGAAACCATCTATCATTTTAAAATGGACAACCATGACCAGTAACAGAAAGATCTATAGATTGATTGATTCATTCATTCTAAAGAAGAAACAAAGTTCTTCCAGTAGAGATGACCAGAAATCTCACAAAAAATATTCACACACAAGGGTATCAATATAGTCGTGTGTCAGTAAAGAGAGTGGTTGCCCATATTTTAAATCCATTATGTGGAGAaactccctccctccctccctccctcctctCCCCAaccccctcctcctcctcctcctcctctctctctctctctctctttaattcattaataattATCTTAGTTTAATAATGAgtaattattcatttaaaatattatgaataatcTCAAATGTGTTTTGCCAGGTAAtagtaatattttcttataatgtTAAAAAGAGGTTACATCTAAGGGCTCACAATGAACAACTTTTCTAGGAACTAAGGATTAAACATTGAACCTTGAGTAAGCATACCAAGTAATGTCCTTAAatggatatttatatatatattttttctaattacatATTTACCCACAAGCATGTGTTGGAAGCCAAATTTACTATAAAATCTGAAAATAGGATGATTGACTTAAAGATGTTAGAAGAATGCCAAAATTAAACTCTTTCATATGCTCTCATTACAAgtattcaaataaataagatgtGTACTCCTTAGAGAAAAGTATTGGGGCCttaattacaatttttattttctaacccaatttttaaaaatttttattggcatgttttttttatcatacaTAATAAGTATATTACAATTATTTTCCAACATAGACAATATGAAAGGcagtgaaaaggaaaaaattgataatCACAAGtgattaggaaaagaaaattgaattaaatgtttCACTGCACGATGAAGATGAGTTAttagggaaaagaaaataagtcaAAATTAGTAATCATGTAAAGGATTTAATAATCTATGTGATATGGTTTATAGTATATATTTACAAGGACAAACAATAGAGAACTTTCACAACTATATAAGGTATTTATAACTAATATACATCTCAAGGccaaaaaaccctaattatacTTTGCCCgtcattttgttaaaatataacCTTATAACTTTTTCCCTTGGAAGGTAGGGTTAtcatattaaaactaattttatattaCGAGAAAATCTGTTTCTAAGAGGAAACCTTAAAATAAGAAAcctttttttcacaaaaatatctCCTAAGAGCAAAATGCTAAggaattggaaaaagaaaattttaagaaacttCTAAAATTATCCactttatcttaaattttaccAAGCCTCAAGGACTGAAATGTCTTCCATTTTCATGCACCAATAAAagtcttctaaaaaaaacaagcaatACAAATCAACTCAAAGTAATGCACTAGTATAGGCATATAAGAATGAGCCTAGCCATAATGTCATGTTTATCGTGATCGCAACCTATGCAATCACTTCTTTGTTGAAGAGTATCCTATCAATACAAGTGTTCGTGGTTCTCATGGAACATCTAATTTTGATGAAATGTATGGTACTCTAGGTATCATTGTATGTAGTAGTTAATTTggattttcttctcttccttgcTAGCCATGATATGCTTTCTATTTTAGTAATCGAAAAAACATCTAGATATTGTAGTATTATACTTCTGAATGAAAGCACTAAAATCAATCTTATGAAGGCATGTCATGTCAAAGATCATCCATATAAATTGAAACATAATATTGATTAACTTACCTAGTAGCTTTCAAGATACTATTTCACTTATCACAAACTAAGAGttcgtttgatagtaattttaggaagaatttataattttttaaatacttgaaaaattttatcatttaagtgttagaaatattataaacattagaaacattttctaaaattactaccaaacatATTCTAAGACATCATCTAATGTTCCTTATAAGTATTGTagtatttatttcatttcctaCTAGTGAATCCTTCTAGGGAAATCTATATGTCCATTCACCATATTAATTGCTTGTGAAATGTTCGACTTATTGTAAAGTACAATAACATTTATAATGATCCCTACTACACTAGTGTTGCATTTTTTCACCTCCTCTTTAATTTGGTTGATAATAtctatcaaaatttaatatgagCCGCTAATGAGATACCCTAAGCTTGGATCTTTCCATACTAACATGCTCTAACATCTTCTCAATATGCTTTTTTTCTCCATAACAACGACAATTTACCCACATCTCAATCTACATTAATCTTTGTATCGAAGAGATATTTTGTTTATAGCTCTAGGATCTTTGTTCCAAATACTCCACTAAGTAAGCTTTCATCCTATTGATATCATCATATACTCGTTGATAATTGACATTTCATCAACATATAactagaaataaaaatcattagaaattttctataataaacaCAATTATCGTAGATCTATAGTAGCCGTTATTGGTTACCTAAAATAGTAAATCTCTCAACTGATGTATATAGACTAATTTGTTGTTCAAATTCATCATGCAAAATagtcataataaaaaaatattctaattccAAATCAAAAAGAGTAATCGTAGCAAATATCTCATTGGTTAAGAAAGTGACTTAAGAAAAGTTTCAAAATGAGTTTTTACTCCTAAACTTTATAATAGACTACTAGTGCTTCATATAGACATGACAAGAGGAAACTGCTCTTACTACTTGATTTGCTTTCTTATTCATAAACAATTCAATCTGGGAGCTTTGACATGAACATATAGAGATAGCACCATTTTTTTATCGCTCAACCGCTCAAGCAGCTGCAAAAAGTATATATGGTGATGCTGATCGTCGAATCCATTCCTGAGTCACAAACTCATATTAGACTAGCCTAATATAAATCCATAACCTCCAAGCAAAGTGTGGATGAGTAGAGAATAATAGATAACTGACAAGAAAACATATAGATTATAGTTGTCTAATAATTGACCAACAATGTCCAAACTACTGCAGAAGACAAACAGAAACTTTGTACATAGACACATGGTCTATGTACAACTCAACAACACTGCATATAGAAAGTAACCCAACTGAAAAGAAATGACATCTAAACAAAAGAACCACACTTCAAGTTCGACCAATCTCGAGCCAACTGCTCTACTGCTCCTAAAATTGCCACCAATATGGACCAGGACTCTTTATTCTcaaacctcaacctcaacctcCTTACTTGAAAACATATGACATCTAGGTTCATTTAGAAGAGAGCTCTCCCCCATTAGTTTCTTGGCTGATTGAGCCGATCTTCGGCTTTCTTTCTCTCCTCTTCTTTTCTGTTCCTGAGCCCGCAGGCATTGCAAAGGGACTGAAAAACAACAGGAAGGAAATTAATGAGAATTTATAGCTAATTAAACTGATGTTCCTACCTACTTATCCAGCATTCATGTATTAAGGAATTTACCCGGGGGCCTTGTGGCCCTCGGCGCCACATTGGGGTATAAGCACTTCTGCAGTGAGCACATCTTTTTGTTGAGTCAGAAGAACTGGCATCCATATGTTGATATGGATGATAGTTTTGACCCAAACCACCAACAGGGTAACTATTCATGGAGGGCAGCACAGGTGCAGTGGGGGATGGAATGAAGCAATTGTTCATTGGGTCAAGATAGCCAGGAACAAGAAACTTAGGACCAGTGAAGGTGTTTGGTGCCTAGCAAGCGGAAACAAGAATCAAATAAACAACATGTCTtgttaagaaaatatgaaatatgtatGAATATATTAGCTAATTATAAGCAttaacttatatttttgtttcaaaatactttataaaaggaattaattagttaaaaatgatgattttatcCCTAAATTTGTAAATACAACTCTTCTCaagtttgaatttgaaaagcaactcattttttttttttacataaatgtccttcaatattttcattatttacatttaggatttaaaagaaaatattatttttacaatgcaaaaaatgagcatttttgtcaaaaaaataaaaataaaaataaaaaaatatgtagagtTAAAACCCATTTAGTAATGACTCTGGAAACGtttataaactttttaacatttcaaaatttttattattcaagtattaaaaatattataaacgtttcctaaaatcattactaAACATATTCATAGACTTATAAATTGAAActtatttcatcccttttaatcaaataacctttaTAAGAAAACAATGATTTCACTTAATAACGATTGAGGATTCTCTTTGTGCAACTCTATTTttactaatgaaaaaaaaaattgttttttggaaTGTTCATTTGACAAATTTAGTGGTGTATTAACTGATGTGatctataaaattaagaatatttatatttaacttCTTATCAAATGATgtataataaactaaaaattaaaagttaaggTGAGATTGAATAAAATcagaaaacataataaaatttacCTTGTATATATTAACTTCAAATTGGAACTCTAAAGGCTAAATT
The sequence above is drawn from the Vitis riparia cultivar Riparia Gloire de Montpellier isolate 1030 chromosome 6, EGFV_Vit.rip_1.0, whole genome shotgun sequence genome and encodes:
- the LOC117917100 gene encoding putative GATA transcription factor 13, whose translation is MDSKLHLQDDEKDAGNDSCDPSLRLDTYDNGPPQPQPNPQQYPPISSHGSSQYFHPSFPQAPNTFTGPKFLVPGYLDPMNNCFIPSPTAPVLPSMNSYPVGGLGQNYHPYQHMDASSSDSTKRCAHCRSAYTPMWRRGPQGPRSLCNACGLRNRKEEERKKAEDRLNQPRN